DNA sequence from the Cottoperca gobio chromosome 10, fCotGob3.1, whole genome shotgun sequence genome:
ACTTTTCCAGTTGaatttttttgtactttttgtggACCaaacaattttttattttttttaataaatatgagCATGTCAATAACCTATACATGTCTGCCCCTTGATGTGATTATCATTTCCCAGTGTGACCCTTAGTGAAATTGCCTTGTGGTCAGAAAAGGGAGCGGCATGGACATTTTTGAGACATACAGAAAGGTCTTTCCAAGTGTATGATTTGAACGTATAAAGAGAACTGCGCGGAAAGACGTCATCGCGGCAGAACGTATGTGAAAGCGTGCGCGCCGCCCCGACAGGAAGACCCGCATGCGTGATGTTTGGGACATAATGGTGGATAGGTAGGCAACACACTACAGCTCGATAAGAGTTGCTCGTCAGCTGTTGACCAATTTCCAGTTGTTGTCTTGGTCCTTTCGGTTCGCTGCCGCTGCCCGCTCAGACTGAACGACGCCCCAAACTGCaacaaaatgccaaatattaaaatattcagCGGTAGCTCACATCCGGACCTGTCTCAGAAAATAGCAGACCGCCTGGGTCTCGAGCTGGGAAAGGTTGTTACGAAGAAATTTAGCAACCAAGAAACATGGTAAGTTGTTTGATGTGGCTTCTTTAAAAAAGCTTATAGTCAGGAGGGTACCTGGTACGCAAATGTTGTAGCCCAGCGACATGTAACGTTATTGGGTAGAAACGTGGTGTCATGGTGAAATTGCCGCGCAGTGTTGTTAGGAACTTGTAGTCCACGCATGGCTGAGAAATCATGCTCCCTAACAACCTCTCTTGTAATTCTGGACCACAAAGCCACCGTAGTTGTCTCAATAAACTGAAATTACTGTGTCATATCATATTGAGACTGTTATTTTTGACTAGGCATGCTGCTCTTGtatgctcccccccccccatttaacCTATGTTTAGATCACACCCCATTGTTTATTGTGTCATCTTATCTCCTGCTTGACATGGTGTGTTAACTCCAAGGCCCTAACTTCTGTTggtcttgtctcctctctcttctggcAGTGTGGAAATAGGGGAGAGCGTTCGTGGGGAAGATGTCTACATCGTGCAGAGTGGCTGTGGGGAGATCAATGACAATTTGATGGAGCTGCTGATCATGATTAACGCCTGCAAGATTGCCTCAGCCTGCAGGGTCACTGCCGTCATCCCATGCTTTCCGTATGCCCGGCAAGACAAGAAGGACAAGGTGGGGGTGAGGGATATCTGTCTAATTACTTCTGTCATGCCATTTGCCATCCAGCATCATGACGAGGCCCTGTAACCATGTCCATCAGTACCCGCTTGACAAGAAATATTTGCTTactttttttagtttgttttccttttcccttttttgtaTGCTTTGCTGAATCTACTGCACTTCCCATCGCTTTTGTAATTATCCCGTAGCTATTTGCTAGTGCCTGTTATTTATTCTCATTGCAACATTTGAATGGCATGTGCATGAATGGAATGTTTTGCACTTTTACCTGCCACATCTATAAGCTTTTATTAATTATTGGGATGCAAGACTAGATATTATCCAGGATTTTGTTATATGGCAATAAGTGTTGTATTTTTCTTATATTAGAAGCCACATTGCAGTTGGGCCAAACATAATTATTTGTGACTTATTTGACTTGTAACTGAGTAATGTTTAGCCATTCTATGTAAATACTACTGATTTTTGCATATCGCCCAATGTTGTAAGaattacaacaaaatattttaGATAACCAATTTTGAGATCTAGAGTCTTGCAGATTGTAATATTTGACTGAATGCCTAAGCTCTCAGTTGAGTGTTATTTTTAGCAACAAGCCATGCTTTCCAGTTCACTTATTCCATGTGACTGAATAGATCTATTTTCATTGCAGAGCCGCGCTCCTATCTCTGCCAAGTTGGTGGCCAACATGCTGTCTGTGTCAGGCGCTGACCATATCATCACGATGGACTTGCATGCCTCACAGATACAGGTGAGCAGCTAAAAATCAGACCCAAACAGAAGTGCATCTTATTCAGCATTAATCTGTCCTTTGGGTAATATTTTTGCCTCTATTAGAAATCTGACTTTCATAgccttatatttatatagatgtCAACAAAGGACAAAGGGAGATATGATCCTTCTATTAGTCCTTCGAGCAGGTAGTACTTGTTCAGCTCCTGAGACCCCAGTCCTTATATCTCTTATCTTTTCCAGGGGTTCTTTGATATTCCAGTTGATAACTTGTATGCCGAACCAGCTGTGCTGAAATGGATTAAAGAGAACATCCCTGAATGGAAAAACTGTACCATCGTCTCCCCTGACGCAGGAGGAGCAAAGAGGTATGCCAATTTATTTAAGATGAAACTTCTGTATGCTTTACTTATCACAGACAAGGCTCCTATTTGACATGTGCATTTACAGCGTTATACACTTTGTCATGCCCATTCATGGACATTATACTTTCCCTTTGCAGGGTCACCTCAATAGCAGACAGGTTGAATGTGGACTTTGCCCTTATTCacaaggagaggaaaaaggCAAACGAGGTGGACCGCATGGTTCTCGTCGGAGATGTGACTGATCGGGTCGCCATTCTAGTGGATGACATGGCTGACACATGTGGCACAATCTGTCACGCTGCTGACAAGTAAGCccctttattatttatgtggTAAATAAATGTGGAACTTTAGAGCATAACTAAAGTCCACTGGCAAGTGGGCTACTGTGGTTTCTGTCCTGATGTCAAACTAACTACTTGGAAAGAGATCAGTACTGAATTAAATTTAGAGACCTCTGTTCATGATCTATCCATGTCGCGTGGAGATTTGTAATGCATTATACTGTTTCTCCCCCTTAGACTAATTTCTGCTGGTGCCACCAAGGTGTATGCCATCCTGACCCATGGCATCTTCTCTGGCCCCGCTATCTCACGCATCAACAATGCCTGCTTTGAAGCTGTGGTGGTCACCAATACAATCCCTcaggaggagaagatgaagcATTGTCCCAAAATACAGGTCAGGATACAGCATTTACCTCGGTTTTTATGTAAGGTTGCAACtgatagatttatttttttcaatgtaAAATATGAAGAAGCAATTTCCAGAGCCCAAAGTGATTTAATgattactaataataacaatatagcTGTATTTACATTAATAAGAAATAACTGCTTAAATTCACGGTTTGAGCTAGAACAAGTTATTCATTTTCTATCAATAATCAAATCATCCAGTCTAGTTATAAACACAAcatctcatcctctctccccccAGGTTATTGACATCTCCATGATCCTTGCAGAGGCCATCCGTAGAACTCACAACGGCGAGTCTGTGTCGTACCTGTTCAGCCACGTCCCCTTGTAACAAATGGTGTGTCCCATCTAACTGTGTGCTGTTACACCAAATAAGAGAAGAGGGAATTCCCCAACCCAAACACAACCATTGGCAAAGATGTTCTGCTAACCAaccatgagaaaaaaaaaagaatgaactGATATCATGTCTGTTACTAATGCTGACCCCGTCACTTAAGTCCCTTCCCCCTTGAGCAGTTTCTCTTC
Encoded proteins:
- the prps1b gene encoding ribose-phosphate pyrophosphokinase 1 isoform X2; the protein is MPNIKIFSGSSHPDLSQKIADRLGLELGKVVTKKFSNQETCVEIGESVRGEDVYIVQSGCGEINDNLMELLIMINACKIASACRVTAVIPCFPYARQDKKDKSRAPISAKLVANMLSVSGADHIITMDLHASQIQGFFDIPVDNLYAEPAVLKWIKENIPEWKNCTIVSPDAGGAKRVTSIADRLNVDFALIHKERKKANEVDRMVLVGDVTDRVAILVDDMADTCGTICHAADKLISAGATKVYAILTHGIFSGPAISRINNACFEAVVVTNTIPQEEKMKHCPKIQVIDISMILAEAIRRTHNGESVSYLFSHVPL
- the prps1b gene encoding ribose-phosphate pyrophosphokinase 1 isoform X1 — protein: MPNIKIFSGSSHPDLSQKIADRLGLELGKVVTKKFSNQETCVEIGESVRGEDVYIVQSGCGEINDNLMELLIMINACKIASACRVTAVIPCFPYARQDKKDKVGSRAPISAKLVANMLSVSGADHIITMDLHASQIQGFFDIPVDNLYAEPAVLKWIKENIPEWKNCTIVSPDAGGAKRVTSIADRLNVDFALIHKERKKANEVDRMVLVGDVTDRVAILVDDMADTCGTICHAADKLISAGATKVYAILTHGIFSGPAISRINNACFEAVVVTNTIPQEEKMKHCPKIQVIDISMILAEAIRRTHNGESVSYLFSHVPL